In Mytilus galloprovincialis chromosome 1, xbMytGall1.hap1.1, whole genome shotgun sequence, the following are encoded in one genomic region:
- the LOC143061361 gene encoding uncharacterized protein LOC143061361: MASSKSIPCGPCEEKKVKTTADIWCYNCDEGLCLTCSGHHKRSKASHDHKTIDIKSYEPSVQSINTECDKHGQQLNLYCPSHLKPCCDTCISKNHSKCTGIKSLESVVEKTKIEKSKESVEKDIKSTLHLLDKMVNNKSTNIKTGEQQCEYIKKSIVKIRKKMNKHLDHLEEKLCKETDNIRDQEISTARDFISEAEGKKTKLKEMKEHLQTVTTKTSKLQSFLGVHQIEQQVHQCKQYVEDLENNDRAKEFEIKMNQNDEIENILKKLGSLESLGEVLVVKTETDLNRETSVKKKAQVESRSNINNIAMNIETEIEISPENCISDMICLMDGRVIVVEQFVTVYLLTSDGKLQKQLPIPGKAFNVTQINQNTITITYPEEKAIKIFNMENETVTKVIKLDKVCGGLSFSNNSLAVGLSSDEIRIIDLKGNTLKSIQVESESPLYNIVYCNDRVIYSDCEGNAVNCYDGSGKQIWQYTQDLTGPSGLCIDTYGNIIVVAGYPNRIVVISKDGQDSKVLISEEDGLDEPQYICFKHKESSGFICDYIGTYLATFNLSYK; the protein is encoded by the coding sequence ATGGCATCCAGTAAATCTATACCATGTGGaccttgtgaagaaaaaaaagtaaagactaCAGCTGACATCTGGTGTTACAACTGTGATGAAGGATTATGTTTAACATGTTCTGGTCATCATAAAAGATCTAAAGCATCACATGATCATAAAACTATTGATATAAAAAGCTATGAACCCTCCGTCCAATCCATCAATACAGAATGTGACAAACACGGTCAACAGCTTAACTTGTATTGTCCTAGTCATTTAAAACCTTGCTGTGATACATGTATTTCCAAGAACCATTCAAAATGTACTGGAATAAAAAGTCTAGAAAGTGTGGTAGAGAAAACAAAGATTGAAAAATCCAAAGAATCTGTAGAGAAAGATATCAAATCCACCTTACATCTCTTGGATAAAATGGTAAACAATAAATCAACAAACATTAAAACTGGAGAACAACAATGTGAATACATAAAGAAATCTATTGTTAAAATAAGgaagaaaatgaataaacatTTAGACCACCTGGAGGAAAAGTTATGCAAAGAAACTGACAACATCAGGGATCAAGAGATATCAACAGCTAGAGACTTCATTTCTGAAGCTGaaggaaagaaaacaaaattgaaggAAATGAAAGAACATTTACAAACAGTAACAACAAAAACTTCTAAACTACAATCATTTCTAGGTGTACATCAAATTGAACAACAAGTACATCAATGTAAGCAATATGTAGAAGATCTGGAAAACAATGACAGGGCTaaagaatttgaaatcaaaatgaATCAAAATGATGAAATAGAAAACATACTAAAGAAGTTAGGATCACTAGAATCCCTGGGAGAGGTGTTGGTTGTTAAAACAGAAACAGACTTGAATAGAGAAACAAGTGTAAAGAAGAAGGCACAAGTAGAATCACGATCCAACATAAACAACATTGCCATGAATATAGAGACAGAGATAGAGATCAGCCCAGAGAACTGTATCAGTGACATGATTTGTCTGATGGATGGACGAGTTATAGTAGTGGAACAGTTTGTTACAGTTTACCTACTTACTTCTGATGGCAAACTCCAGAAACAGTTACCTATACCTGGTAAAGCCTTCAATGTTACACAGATCAATCAGAACACTATAACCATAACTTATCCTGAGGAGAAAGCCATTAAGATCTTCAATATGGAGAATGAAACAGTTACCAAAGTTATCAAACTAGACAAAGTATGCGGGGGATTATCATTCTCCAATAATTCTCTGGCTGTAGGTTTAAGTAGTGATGAAATCCGTATTATAGACTTGAAAGGAAATACACTGAAGTCAATACAAGTTGAGAGTGAATCACCCCTGTATAACATTGTTTACTGTAATGACAGAGTAATCTATAGTGACTGTGAGGGTAATGCAGTAAACTGTTATGATGGATCTGGTAAACAGATCTGGCAATATACACAGGATTTAACAGGACCAAGTGGACTTTGTATAGATACTTATGGTAACATTATTGTAGTAGCAGGTTACCCTAATAGAATAGTAGTAATATCAAAAGATGGACAGGATAGTAAAGTACTGATTAGTGAAGAGGATGGACTGGATGAGCCtcagtatatttgttttaaacataagGAGTCTTCAGGTTTTATTTGTGATTATATAGGCACATACTTGGCAACATTCAATTTATCTTATAAATAG